The Anopheles maculipalpis chromosome 3RL, idAnoMacuDA_375_x, whole genome shotgun sequence genomic sequence TCTATCAAACCACCTGCTAGCTAATGTGACACGATTCGCTGTTTcatggttgttttatttttgttcagttGTATCATGAATTGGACAACTTATTTTTCCAATTCATCGGTCCCTTGATAATAGGGAATCCCAAAGACACCGCATCACATTCGATTAGTGCTTCGAAATTCATCAAATACCTGTCACGGGTAGAGATTTAGGTATCATTAATTATTCATAAGAGTTTTTAACTTCTTTCCGCTGTGCGTATCTTCCTTGTTCCAAGTGGATATCACACCTGGATATTCCGTGTGCCCCATGCCAGGTTAAGGTTAAGATAAAAGGATAGAGCGCAAATTTCTTGTCCCATTTGTAGAATGTTCCGGAATGTTGCTTGGGCCAGCTAGCTAGCGCAGCTATTATCAGGATTTTTTCTCgttaaatagaaaaagtttatgaaatattttgataTGTAATACCAGTCCATGGTATGTCCTCTCAGTAGTGTCTATATATTACCTAGGACGAAACCTGTTACTCatttgtttgaatatttacaGCGATCGCTTCGTAGGCTGCCGACTTGTTATGACACATCACATCGTACTTTCAAGGACTATGATGAGAAGCGTCAGAAACACTGTAACGAATGGATGGAATATGCAAAACACTCATCGGTGGTTTCTCTCATCTTTCTAACCCGGTAGTCTAGttaaaaatacattaattTTCATCTACCGTGCAATTTATGGTGAACAGCCCGTACGGTGGCTGTTTGTATACAGTGCCCTTTCTAAGGCACCCAAGTAAAGGCAGCGGCAACATTTTAGCTCACCGTACTCGTTCCTCCGGTTTTGAATGTCTGCTTTAAAGATCGCTTATAAAAATCGATATCATCTTTCGTAACTTAGGCTGATGAGGAGTATTTGAATACACTGGCTGTTGGCCTAAAAGCGCGAATAAACGATTTATGAATTTATATCAATTTCTCATTTTCGTGTCGTTTCTTAAATTCGTTTCAGAACACTGTGTTGTGAACATACCCGTTTATCCGTAAGCAGTACATAATGGAACTGATTTCGGGGCCGCAAACGTTCGATGAGTCGATTTCGAGCGCTCTTCCTTTTACATGAATGGTTCTGGAAGTTTGGTACAGTTTCACTGCGATGAACAGTAAtctgttttgctgtgttgGTACTAGGCAAACAACAGCCACATCCAAGCATCCATCGATGGACAGACCTTTATCGGATCAATTAGTTACGGCCGATTGATTTCATCAGACCCATTGGAGCATAATTTACTTTCTGGGCGGCACGCATAATTTGAAACACACGGACTACAGAGCGCAACACCATCGTCGGATCTGAGAGTTCACCCAACGTCCAAACAAAAGATGACTAGGGCATCACCACATCGTGCCGGTTGCCAAGACTTTTGAAAAAGTCACAATTTTCGTTTGTAGGATTGATAACGTTTGAGATGAAAGTGTTTGAAGCAGTACAAAGGTTTTCGTACCTTCTGTATCGGTTGAGATGATTCCTTTCGTGTAACAGCCATGCGGGTGACCTATCTCTGCAACTATTAGCTCACCGATAGGTTGCAGTAAGAGTTTGTACGATGTGCACCACTCGAACAAGTTTTCGCTATGGACGGATTTTTACTGAATATTTGAACACACTgccattttcataaaattaatctttcacaaaataaacattgtaaCATTATTTCATCAACGAGTATCAATAAAAACTGTACAAATTGAATTACGAATTAAACAAAAGAAGGTAGCGAACGGCTTCCATATATCCCTAACCTCACTTTTTCGATATGAGTGATCGAGCCAATGAAATCACGCTATTTATACACTTTTCACAATATTTCACAATTCATATACCACAAGCTTACGGTGCACTTTTAAAACACTATTTCGAATGATTAAACTCAAGGaaactttattaaaaattagATTACTTAACAGCGTCATGCGACACTGCCCCTATACTGAGCGCTCCAAGCATTGTGGCCTGTCAACTAAATGTCAGCGTggataaaaagaagaagcagtaTGGTGGTGGGCGGGGAGAGGAGGAGGATCTGTATGTTTACATGTTTGACAATTGTTTTCGGATAGCAAATCGGTTAAATTCAAAAGTGCATTGCAGTAACCATAGGTAGTCTAGGTGACTTCCAACAAGGTTACTTCCATCGATTTAGGATATTTGCAAAACCAAGGATATTGCATCATTAGTATTTGGACGGTACGTTGGCTAAGGAGGTGCAGGACCTTTCTTAGCGAAAATTTTCGTAAAGTGAATAGCGTGCAGTGTAAAGTACGATTAGATCACAAAAGTGCTTCAATTCCGTGCAGCAACCACAAACGGAAGTGTTATGTGGCGCAATAGAAAAGAGGATATGGCCAGCACGAATGGGAAAGGTCAAATTAGTGGTGGTGACGGTCCTGAGTCTCCCTCCAAGGTATGGGTACAAATACTTCCCTTATGTGTGCGCAGCAATAGACAAAACACCTGACGATAAATACTTTTCCTCGCTcgttttttaaagttaaatttGGCAGCAAAGCCCTTCACGCTGCCGTTGCGTCGGATAAATGTAGTAGCACCATCCAACTCACAGGGCGACAGCAACGGTAACAGCAAGGGCAgcaataaaattgaagaaattgcTTACATCGGCCCAACACATCTTCCCGTTAATACACGCGTGTGGAACTCGATTTCCTCATATTCGCTCGAAGACATTGCTCGAACGGGTCCTTCAGCAAGACCGACCCAGAGCCAGATCATAAATGTATTCCCTAGCAACAGTGCAATGCCAGCTTCAAGCTGCTTAAAGTCTCCATTTCAACAGCCTACTACACAGTCTACCCAATTTCCTTTCGGACCAATCTTGCTTGATAATGGTGTCATACAGTTGCGCTTGCGAGATTCAATTACGTGAGTTTTCTTTCTGATATATTGAGATTTTCTTCATAAAACAGTTGAATAAGACaagcctttttgtttttcatagaGTGGACATGACGGCGGACGCATCGGTGAAGGTTGTCAATGGTAACCATAATATTGCAATAGCTATTTCGAGCGATACGCTAGCTACTGCGATGCATCATCCAAATGGAATCGTATTTCAAAACGGCCCACGAGTTGATATAGCTGCAGTCGATGCAAGACGGAAATATCCTTATATGTAAGTACATGCGGAGATAGTTGAGAACTGTGCAATGATTGCTGTATGCATTTCATTTCTCCACGCAGCCGTTTTGCTAAAATGTGGCATAAAGGAATTAGCCTAACGAGCACAAGATACGCCTTAATTTACCTGGTTGATTCGGCTGGCACACGTACCACGTCAGACATGATTAGTATGGATATGGAAGCGGATTATGTGAACCAGGTTTTCTTCAAGTAAGCACCCTCCCAGCAGCATAATCTGTCGGGATTTGTAGTTTTAACAATCTGATTGCCTCGGGTTTCCTTCTCCTTTTATTCCCCGTTGCAGTGGCGTTGTACCAGCAGCCCATAACTACATAGACCAATGGCAAATCATCCAGAACTCGAGCTACCAGCTCGGTCAAGAGGGTAGCCTGCAGTTCCAGGTAAATGGCTTCCGTATCACTCAGGGTGGTGATGGGTTGGTGAAGATATATCGTTCCAACAACCGCTGCTCGATTCGCACCAGCCCCACCAACGGTTGTGCGACAGTCACAACAAATTCTATCCATTGCACCGCATCGCTCGGAACGTCCTCCCATCTGTTTGTACGGTAGGACTtgtttttttcacttcaatccgttttttttttcaagttacCCTCTGGCAGCAGCATCACTCACACTGACCTTTGCCTATACATATCCTACACAGACGTGAAGAGCGTCGAATGCACTTTGACGGGGCTACGTTCATTGTGCGCAATGCTGGCCATTCTGCTGGTTTTGACGAGCTTGATCGATTGCGCGTTTATTGAAGAGGAAATGCAAGCACAACCTATCGTCAGCATTTATGGCTGACCGGCACTAGCCTCATCAAAGGCTGCCGGTTGATGGGTGGCTGTTTTTAGTACGTATTGTATCTCATTACAGCTTCATACGGGCACGCGGTGTCTCATCGGCGTTTGTGGCAAGCAAATTGAATTCCATTGTTTCGAATTAGTCCAGTTCAAATGCATTTATCGATTATATGTACATTATCGAACGGTTAGGacgtctgtgtgtttgtgcgacAGTATAGTCATTTGAAAAGCATGTTAATTATcaataaaactaaattttcttgaatttcaTACAAATGTTTTCGTAAAGGGGAAATATACTTACATGCTCGGAACTGGAAGGGTTAGGGAGTGGGCCCGACCTACGAAGACGGGCTAGAGCACTCCTGAGACCTTCCGTACTGCTATGTTTGGCCCCCCGTTCAAA encodes the following:
- the LOC126561215 gene encoding uncharacterized protein LOC126561215, with protein sequence MASTNGKGQISGGDGPESPSKLNLAAKPFTLPLRRINVVAPSNSQGDSNGNSKGSNKIEEIAYIGPTHLPVNTRVWNSISSYSLEDIARTGPSARPTQSQIINVFPSNSAMPASSCLKSPFQQPTTQSTQFPFGPILLDNGVIQLRLRDSITVDMTADASVKVVNGNHNIAIAISSDTLATAMHHPNGIVFQNGPRVDIAAVDARRKYPYIRFAKMWHKGISLTSTRYALIYLVDSAGTRTTSDMISMDMEADYVNQVFFNGVVPAAHNYIDQWQIIQNSSYQLGQEGSLQFQVNGFRITQGGDGLVKIYRSNNRCSIRTSPTNGCATVTTNSIHCTASLGTSSHLFVRREERRMHFDGATFIVRNAGHSAGFDELDRLRVY